Proteins from a genomic interval of Zingiber officinale cultivar Zhangliang chromosome 1B, Zo_v1.1, whole genome shotgun sequence:
- the LOC121976456 gene encoding exosome complex component RRP43-like → MAAATSTAFGGGETGGGGLAAGEMEVEAYRRLFPLAFYERHLRDSVRPDARPLHRARDTSIALGPVASADGSALVKIGDTTMLAAIKLEVMTPATDAPDEGSLAIEFYMPPICSPTVRPGRPAEVAPVISKQLSDTIISSQMINLKELSLVSGKASWMSYLDIYCLNADGALFDAALLSAIAAFSHLQIPLVSLNDDGKVITVSEELLEGKPSVELVNKEKRKLPLQRIPFSLTCLLHEKYILADPTAEEESVMETFVTVVLDSLGQLVSIYKPGGAVLARRSTVKECIRLTKQRIDELKNILDESASAMEVA, encoded by the exons ATGGCAGCAGCGACGTCAACGGCTTTTGGCGGCGGCGAGACTGGCGGCGGCGGTCTGGCGGCAGGGGAGATGGAGGTGGAAGCTTACCGCCGCCTCTTCCCCCTTGCTTTCTACGAGCGCCACCTCCGCGATTCCGTCCGCCCCGACGCCCGTCCCCTCCATCGCGCCAGGGATACTTCCATCGCCCTTG GCCCTGTTGCTTCTGCCGATGGTTCCGCCTTGGTTAAGATTGGCGATACG ACGATGCTGGCAGCTATCAAACTTGAAGTTATGACCCCAGCTACTGACGCGCCTGATGAAGGCTCCTTAG CTATTGAGTTCTACATGCCTCCGATATGTTCACCGACTGTTAGGCCTGGGAGGCCTGCTGAGGTAGCACCTGTTATTTCAAAACAGTTATCAGATACTATAATTAG TTCTCAGATGATAAACTTAAAAGAACTATCTTTGGTTAGTGGCAAAGCTTCATGGATGTCCTATCTG GACATTTATTGTCTCAATGCTGATGGTGCTCTTTTTGATGCTGCATTACTCTCAGCAATTGCTGCATTTTCTCACT TGCAAATCCCTCTTGTTTCTCTCAATGATGATGGCAAAGTAATTACTGTTTCTGAGGAGCTACTTGAAGGAAAACCATCGGTTGAGTTGGTtaataaagaaaagagaaagcTTCCGCTTCAAAGGATCCCGTTTTCTTTGACATGCTTGCTCCATGAAAAGTACATCTTGGCGGACCCAACTGCAGAGGAAGAGTCCGTTATGGAAACTTTTGTAACTGTAGTACTTGATTCATTAGGGCAACTGGTGTCAATCTATAAACCTGGTGGGGCAGTCCTCGCTCGCAGATCGACTGTTAAG GAGTGCATCCGTCTCACAAAGCAAAGAATCGACGAGCTTAAGAATATATTAGATGAATCAGCATCCGCAATGGAAGTGGCCTAG